In Duganella zoogloeoides, a single genomic region encodes these proteins:
- a CDS encoding zinc ribbon domain-containing protein — protein MSAVPVFCGACGKSAAPESRFCEDCGTPLKTAAAVTPDLTSAAAPVIPLPTPAPAPAPAPAPSQAAAAANARGVILRDTNAGPGLVVVDSRQLTFTLEQHWRSPTSAPTVNTHVDVALDASGQVLAVTPVPESVLAKEKLDKMKDGMNDLKDEYLPKLMVRVDQVGKPLLIAVALLAIAWIWLPAVSINISASIVQNLTMFDLLRLANVSSSLEGMMQGGSGSSGLYGFLCVVAMIAPLAHVFVADKRAAFGLFAPLAFLVLTGLGIYLKIRNLTSAASESMRGFGGSQMGDFAGAMMKQALAAFSVGYGSYIALIVALYLAWRGIQKVLAAR, from the coding sequence ATGTCTGCTGTTCCAGTCTTTTGCGGTGCCTGCGGTAAATCCGCCGCTCCCGAATCGCGCTTTTGCGAAGATTGCGGCACGCCGCTGAAAACCGCCGCTGCCGTGACGCCCGATCTGACCAGCGCCGCCGCGCCGGTCATCCCGCTGCCGACGCCAGCTCCGGCCCCTGCCCCGGCCCCGGCACCATCGCAAGCAGCCGCAGCCGCCAACGCGCGCGGCGTGATCCTGCGCGACACCAACGCCGGCCCCGGCCTGGTGGTCGTGGACAGCCGCCAGTTGACGTTCACGCTCGAACAGCATTGGCGCAGCCCGACCAGCGCGCCGACGGTCAACACCCACGTCGATGTCGCGCTCGACGCAAGCGGCCAGGTACTGGCGGTAACGCCGGTGCCGGAGTCGGTGCTGGCCAAGGAAAAACTGGACAAGATGAAGGACGGCATGAACGACCTGAAGGACGAGTATCTGCCGAAACTGATGGTGCGCGTGGACCAGGTCGGCAAACCGCTGCTGATCGCAGTCGCCCTGCTGGCCATCGCCTGGATCTGGCTGCCGGCCGTGTCGATCAACATCAGCGCCAGCATCGTGCAAAACCTGACGATGTTCGACCTGCTGCGCCTGGCCAATGTCAGTTCCAGCCTCGAAGGCATGATGCAAGGCGGTAGCGGTAGCAGCGGCCTGTACGGCTTCCTGTGCGTGGTCGCCATGATTGCCCCGCTGGCCCACGTGTTCGTGGCCGACAAGCGTGCGGCGTTCGGCCTGTTCGCGCCGCTGGCCTTCCTGGTGCTGACCGGGCTGGGCATTTACCTGAAAATCCGCAACCTGACCAGCGCCGCCAGCGAAAGCATGCGTGGCTTCGGCGGCAGCCAGATGGGCGACTTTGCCGGCGCCATGATGAAACAGGCGCTGGCCGCCTTTTCGGTCGGCTACGGCAGCTACATCGCCCTGATCGTGGCGCTGTACCTGGCCTGGCGCGGCATCCAGAAAGTTCTGGCCGCACGCTGA